The sequence GCGCCCCCGCTTCGCGAGACAAATTGCAGAGCCGCAGAGCCGTTGGGGATTTCAATTTCGCTTCGGGTGAAATGTTTTTCACACGCTCATGAAACTCTACCTGTTGTCATTGGGAGCCGGCGTTTTCGTCGGCGTCATTTACAGCCTGATCAACGTGAGATCACCCGCGCCGCCACTCATCGCACTGCTCGGCCTGCTCGGCATGCTGGGCGGCGAGCAGATCGCACCGCTCGCAAAACGCTTGCTTGGCGGGAATACGCTGCAGGCAGCCTGGCGCGATGCAGGTTGCAGCAACCACAT comes from Burkholderia savannae and encodes:
- a CDS encoding XapX domain-containing protein; amino-acid sequence: MKLYLLSLGAGVFVGVIYSLINVRSPAPPLIALLGLLGMLGGEQIAPLAKRLLGGNTLQAAWRDAGCSNHILGMLPGRPASKQSSAKSDSTGDIRS